The following are encoded together in the Corticium candelabrum chromosome 1, ooCorCand1.1, whole genome shotgun sequence genome:
- the LOC134183365 gene encoding adenylyltransferase and sulfurtransferase MOCS3-like, protein MASDHESRLQERVSELEGELSVLKEEMRRLMHISASKIVADTNVAHVTPNQDCHLKELHKQHIERYSRQLLLPEFGVEGQLHLANSSVLIVGAGGLGCPAALYLAAAGIGRLGIVDYDQVELSNLHRQVLHSEAGVGVSKALSAKASVHRLNSNIRCETHCILLNSTNALDIVNRYDVVVDATDNVATRYLLNDACVLSGKPLVSGGALRFEGQLTTYHYQGGPCYRCLYPEPPLPDTVTNCSDGGVIGAVPGVIGCLQALEVINMISRGQASYSQRLLMFDGETGSFQTIRLRFRQPHCAVCGEKPTITKLVDYVQFCGTSPTDKAESIHLLGDENRISCYEYSKIKEMGIPHILLDVRETVQYNMCRLPESYHMPLDDLMKMTSDQIQDVLKAAKDKAGLTQDTLPPIYAVCRRGNDSQRAIDFMLNCLPEKSRPDMFDLRDGLQAWSNEVDPDFPVY, encoded by the exons ATGGCTAGTGATCATGAGTCGAGGTTGCAGGAGCGTGTTAGTGAGCTTGAAGGAGAACTTTCTGTTTTGAAAGAAGAAATGAGACG ATTGATGCACATCTCTGCTAGTAAAATTGTTGCTGATACAAATGTAGCACACGTCACGCCTAACCAAGACTGCCATTTAAAAGAGCTTCATAAACAGCATATTGAACGCTATAGCAGACAACTTCTTTTGCCAGAGTTTGGAGTTGAAG GTCAACTCCACCTTGCAAATTCATCTGTCCTTATTGTGGGAGCTGGTGGTTTGGGCTGTCCTGCAGCTCTCTATCTGGCAGCAGCTGGCATTG GCAGACTAGGGATTGTTGATTATGATCAGGTGGAGTTGAGCAATTTGCATCGACAG GTTCTTCATTCTGAAGCTGGTGTGGGTGTGAGTAAGGCGTTGTCTGCTAAAGCATCAGTACACAG ACTAAACTCCAACATCCGCTGTGAAACTCATTGTATCCTGTTAAACAGTACAAATGCGTTGGATATTGTTAACAG ATATGACGTTGTAGTTGATGCTACAGACAACGTGGCAACAAG ATATTTGTTGAATGATGCCTGTGTGTTATCAGGCAAACCACTCGTCTCAGGTGGAGCACTGAGATTCGAGGGACAG TTGACGACGTATCACTACCAAGGTGGTCCATGCTACCGTTGTCTTTACCCTGAACCGCCACTTCCTGACACTGTCACTAACTGTTCTGATGGTGGAGTGATAGGAGCTGTTCCTGGTGTAATTGGCTGTCTTCAGGCACTTGAAGTTATCAATATGATTAGTCGAGGGCAAG CTTCATATTCACAACGTCTGTTAATGTTTGATGGAGAGACTGGTTCATTTCAAACCATTAGATTGCGATTTCGGCAGCCACATTGTGCAGTGTGCGGAGAAAAACCAACAATCACCAAACTTGTAGATTATGTGCAGTTCTGTGGCACCAGCCCCACAGACAAG GCAGAGAGCATTCATCTTCTTGGAGACGAAAATAGAATTTCTTGTTAT GAGTACAGTAAGATCAAAGAAATGGGCATACCACATATTCTGCTGGATGTTCGTGAAACTGTTCAGTACAACATGTGCAGACTACCAGAATCTTATC ATATGCCTCTTGATGATCTGATGAAAATGACTTCAGACCAAATCCAGGATGTTCTCAAAGCTGCTAAAGATAAAGCTGGACTCACACAGGATACGTTGCCACCTATCTACGCAGTCTGCCGACGAGGGAATGATTCTCAACGTGCGATAGACTTCATGCTGAACTGCCTGCCAGAAAAATCAAGACCAGACATGTTTGATCTTCGAGATGGACTGCAAGCATGGAGCAACGAAGTTGATCCTGACTTTCCTGTTTACTAG
- the LOC134183339 gene encoding helicase domino-like translates to MAAGTEQYKFDLQRRVLEHCLLRMKKVRDEYNIQLQELFFLQTGGNMMDFLAWKRRPNKHLEEFMAQNRLDEDDLPSLPSSGGTSGSLLHQKRDDVFVNEDSLLGNVTNGDRGASGNAGASSTEYGLRPLQSVLSGPSSQEQIAMQAKQEATVLKRVTELTMEGLWSSKRLPKVYEPPRKKSHWDYLLEEMQWLATDFAQEKRWKKAAARKLATSVSKLHTQRLQKEQRAEKEEVARLKRIASNIAKEIRQFWGNVGKIVQYKQHCRLAEKRRKALDMHLNFIVGQTEKYSSWLVEGMSGSAALSTTTSSRSLSRTGSGSDLDGSESESDDEATIEKEEEAAPNEDILAHDTELMLLKKEADIDIDQLKKLLPPEVFSEPARPVIRDSSNESESEGQDEDVDQQEPSMETDSQTDAAKSVSGPRTRSRDFSVEDTTLPEKDAADDKDFTVTEEMEQGEGGDDEDTMEQEENEEGTVDHDKELADLKEEGAMPVEELLKIYGKGGPPSETLSESAEVSSLAESEDEEDESDESSMEPSEVKDGIEQLIQSAESAGKGPDELNSVAAEAEQLQPTGITLDSTTVKTPVPFLLKHKLREYQHIGLDWLVTMHDKTLNGILADEMGLGKTMQTIALLAHLACDRGVWGPHLIVVPTSVVLNWEMEIKKWCPAFKILTYWGSIKERKIKRQGWTKSNTFHICITSYKLVVQDNHIFRRKKWKYFILDEAQNIKNFKSQRWQVLLNFNSQRRLLLTGTPLQNSLMELWSLMHFLMPRVFASHQEFREWFSNPLTGMIEGSHEYNESLVKRLHKVLRPFLLRRLKTEVEKQLPRKYEQVIGCRLSKRQRYLYDDFMGRTKTKDTLASGNFLSVINILMQLRKVCNHPDLFETRPIVSSFIMEGITFCTASIVLSALHKDPFKVVDLPYINVSFVDFEVSMDAFAAERSHGLQTPKKLIVELTSLESQPGPDMPGDNALHQVVDGSLTASPGLLHDEEEMTMFNHLAYNSARQYSTRASAVLSSQIGDGMPQALLMPGVVHKQAMALDSRQDYIHRVNTRRCSSRPLYGLDTRAVLDINRPHKENDPFDFDHRNLEHWSWQARSNYACSLIHRTDFSFSQLYWLCSHLLQEAIHTPIDRAQQLDDILKRFIMYVPKAECCSIAMHASHAPPSMIRRQTLYHTMLDKKLSSCSLVLHPVTTAMKMQFPETRLIQYDCGKLQTLDRLLRQLKVNGHRVLIFTQMTRMLDILEAFLNYHGHTYFRLDGSTRIDRRQQLMDHFNMDKRIFCFILSTRSGGIGVNLTGADTVVFYDSDWNPTMDAQAQDRCHRIGQTRDVTIYRLISEHTVEENILKKAKQKRLLGDLAIEGGGFTTDFFKQRDIRDIFGLENDGNSKSNSQATSEAADMTEEQLEEALAKAEDEQDVLAAHQATAEQVAELAEFSETATEEQQGEGQAAISEVEPEISKTDQELAELENQLTPIERYAVCLVEDSMSEFMDWQLKAAENQVEHDKKNWELSHLQALKQAEELKAEEEEEVMLTFPQEEIQEKCFIRLDTGEEMPIWAPPTPPDDAAEDAVHLYTDYTLALIYDLEVMDKSQLPPIYAPRRNDEDGHIQKKRRLDPSAIAAAWKVHAADTSDLWGLRERPVPPPMLYCRKGLDSDGKGRRPGLLPSNRKMKLKIPNVLSSRGDAVDEAEWTVSEDWALLQSVAALQELNLGLQVEQGGHTPNWGMVADVVNAQSSLYKSPRQCRDRYLNVIALREEGKLPDDYLKKLKKMKVLSHIKVNRNAKTHVQVSQDKGVSETDLKSTRFDVIRSASMKRTAIVKPRHGGNHATGSQQTVLEKSGVSVDSPIRSSDLAVQRTDRIAREKLSAANSTSNNREGQAQQPVGAGQHIYKGQERPALVSVSGAQLTTLLSRNPMPQSVTQMGVPHQVTSLPTCAVSIAATNVAVQGAQTFIKRVTAIPGQVVGVKQSLPGGTTALHHPSQSSQIIHQQPVVAKSQLPDDFKACLALQEERQKATRPQSDSVVVSTTQTHAQKLIGQAVSQPGIGSSASMVTGHGQLATLVPTQPHRTMHQSQIGGIPRMSHGGVRQLSAPIALQVLQGHPMQKSQLQQPLQAMQRVPQHALTLTSGGQRFVTTVQQATSQIPSSQVVSQQQSQEQLQAKLLSGQLRQTPSPIPQQLTIQGKPMPRPTSLPTPTQAIPVTQEGFQPNTQSHIRTLNQPHPQQRLLSPQQQQVLVRVRHVPSLSQRLQQPLPQQAMQVPRTSATPPAPNIQQGEGDRMLPPQTGQVTPEGRPASASSQPQVQSPGQPKQLPVSQQGQAQAQTRQPYSMRPRHPSRSS, encoded by the exons ATGGCGGCTGGTACAGAGCAATACAAATTCGACCTGCAACGACGCGTACTTGAACACTGCTTGTTGCGTATGAAAAAAGTTCGGGACGAATACAACATTCAACTGCAGGAACTGTTTTTTCTTCAGACGGGAGGCAACATGATGGATTTCCTTGCGTGGAAACGGCGACCAAACAAGCATCTAGAGGAGTTTATGGCACAAAACCGACTGGACGAAGACGATCTGCCATCTTTGCCATCGTCCGGTGGAACAAGTGGTAGTCTACTTCATCAGAAACGAGATGATGTGTTCGTCAATGAAGACAGTTTGCTAGGCAATGTGACTAATGGAGACAGAGGTGCATCAGGAAACGCTGGCGCTAGCTCTACTGAGTACGGCTTGCGGCCACTTCAATCGGTTTTAAGTGGACCGTCATCACAAGAACAAATCGCAATGCAAGCGAAGCAAGAGGCAACTGTATTGAAACGTGTGACTGAACTAACGATGGAAGGTCTGTGGTCTTCAAAGAGGTTGCCGAAGGTGTACGAGCCGCCTAGAAAGAAAAGTCATTGGGATTATTTGTTGGAAGAAATGCAGTGGTTGGCAACTGATTTTGCTCAGGAGAAGCGATGGAAGAAAGCTGCTGCCAGGAAG TTGGCAACTTCTGTATCGAAACTGCATACTCAACGTTTGCAAAAGGAACAGCGAGCAGAAAAGGAAGAAGTTGCTAGACTGAAACGAATTGCCAGCAATATTGCCAAGGAAATTCGACAGTTTTGGGGCAATGTTGGAAAG ATTgttcaatacaaacaacattgcCGGCTAGCTGAGAAGCGTAGGAAGGCATTGGATATGCACCTAAACTTTATTGTTGGTCAGACTGAAAAATATTCATCTTGGCTGGTGGAAGGCATGAGTGGATCTGCTGCTCTAAGTACAACTACATCATCGAGGTCATTGTCAAGGACGGGCAGTGGAAGTGATTTGGATGGGTCTGAAAGTGAGAGTGATGATGAGGCGACAATTGAGAAGGAAGAAGAGGCAGCACCAAATGAG GACATACTGGCACATGATACAGAACTAATGTTACTGAAGAAGGAAGctgatattgatattgatcAGTTAAAGAAGTTGCTTCCACCAGAAGTATTTTCTGAACCTGCGCGACCAGTCATTCGAGATTCCAGCAACGAGTCTGAGTCGGAGGGACAAGATGAAGATGTTGACCAGCAAGAACCTTCCATGGAGACTGACAGTCAGACAG ATGCAGCCAAAAGTGTATCTGGTCCAAGGACTAGGTCTCGGGActtttctgttgaagacacAACATTGCCGGAAAAAGATGCAGCAGATGACAAGGACTTCACTGTGACGGAGGAGATGGAACAAGGTGAAGGCGGTGATGATGAAGATACAATGGAACAGGAAGAAAATGAAGAGGGCACAGTAGATCACGACAAAGAGCTAGCTGATTTGAAGGAAGAAG GTGCCATGCCAGTAGAAGAATTACTGAAGATTTACGGAAAAGGTGGTCCTCCGTCTGAGACTTTATCTGAAAGTGCAGAAGTCAGCTCACTAGCAGAATCTGAAGATGAGGAAGACGAATCAG ATGAAAGCAGCATGGAACCTTCTGAGGTCAAGGACGGCATAGAACAGTTAATACAAAGTGCAGAAAGTGCT ggTAAGGGTCCAGATGAACTAAACAGTGTAGCAGCTGAAGCTGAACAGCTTCAACCAACCGGTATCACTCTAGACAGCACGACTGTGAAGACACCCGTTCCATTCTTGCTGAAACACAAACTGAGAGAGTATCAACACATTGGACTGGACTGGCTTGTTACCATGCATGATAAGACACTGAATGGCATTTTAGCTGATGAGATGGGACTGGGAAAGACTATGCAAACAATTGCCCTGTTGGCTCATCTTGCTTGTGATAGAGGTGTATGGGGGCCACATCTCATTGTTGTTCCTACTAGTGTTGTTCTCAACTGGGAAATGGAAATCAAGAAGTGGTGTCCTGCGTTCAAGATACTGACATATTGGGGTAGTATCAAAGAAAGGAAGATCAAACGGCAG GGTTGGACGAAGAGCAATACGTTCCATATTTGCATAACGTCCTACAAGCTGGTAGTGCAAGATAACCACATATTTAGGCGAAAGAAGTGGAAGTACTTTATCTTGGATGAG GCTCAGAACATTAAGAATTTCAAGTCTCAGCGATGGCAAGTGCTGTTGAATTTCAACAGTCAAAGACGTCTTCTACTTACAGGAACACCTCTCCAGAATAGTCTGATGGAGTTGTGGTCACTTATGCATTTTCTCATGCCACGTGTTTTTGCATCTCATCAAGAGTTTCGGGAGTGGTTCTCTAATCCTTTGACTGGCATGATTGAAGGCAGCCATGAGTATAATGAGTCTCTTGTGAAGAGGCTGCACAAAGTGTTGCGACCCTTCTTGCTAAGAAGGTTGAAAACCGAGGTGGAGAAACAGTTGCCACGTAAATATGAACAAGTTATTGGATGTCGTTTGTCAAAGAGACAACGATATCTTTATGATGATTTTATGGGAAGAACAAA AACAAAGGATACATTGGCCAGTGGCAACTTTCTCAGTGTTATCAATATATTGATGCAACTAAGAAAG GTTTGTAATCATCCTGATTTATTTGAAACTCGGCCGATTGTTTCATCTTTTATCATGGAAGGCATCACATTTTGCACAGCCTCCATAGTTCTCTCAGCTCTCCACAAGGATCCATTTAAG GTGGTTGACTTGCCTTACATTAATGTGTCATTTGTCGACTTTGAAGTTTCAATGGATGCTTTTGCTGCGGAACGGTCTCATGGGCTTCAAACACCAAAGAAATTAATCGTGGAGCTGACGTCATTAGAATCTCAACCCGGACCGGACATGCCTGGTGATAATGCCTTGCATCAAGTAGTTGACGGGTCATTGACAGCAAGTCCTGGACTACTACATGATGAGGAGGAAATGACCATGTTCAATCATCTTGCATACAATTCAGCAAGGCAGTATTCTACAAGGGCATCTGCTGTTCTGTCTAGTCAGATTGGAGATGGCATGCCCCAAGCACTGCTTATG CCTGGAGTTGTTCACAAACAAGCCATGGCATTAGACAGTAGACAAGACTATATTCATCGTGTCAATACTCGTCGATGTTCAAGTCGACCACTTTATGGGCTTGATACTCGTGCTGTACTGGACATCAACAGGCCGCACAAGGAAAATGATCCTTTTGACTTTGACCATAGAAACTTGGAGCACTGGTCTTGGCAAGCTCGTAGCAATTATGCTTGTTCTCTTATTCATAGAACAGATTTTTCCTTTAGTCAGTTGTACTGGCTTTGTTCTCATTTGCTTCAAGAGGCAATACACACTCCTATTGACAGAGCACAACAGTTGGATGACATTTTGAAGAG ATTTATCATGTATGTTCCCAAGGCAGAGTGCTGCTCTATAGCAATGCATGCATCACATGCACCTCCATCAATGATACGACGACAAACATTATATCATACAATGCTGGACAAGAAGTTATCTTCTTGCTCTTTAGTACTTCATCCGGTTACTACAGCAATGAAAATGCAATTTCCTGAAACAAGATTAATCCAATATGACTGTG GGAAGCTGCAAACTTTGGATAGACTACTCAGACAGCTGAAGGTCAATGGCCATAG GGTATTGATTTTCACGCAGATGACGCGGATGCTGGACATCTTGGAGGCATTCTTGAACTACCACGGCCACACGTACTTTAGGCTAGATGGCAGCACGCGAATAGACAGACGACAG CAACTAATGGATCACTTCAATATGGACAAACGCATTTTCTGTTTTATCTTATCAACTCGTTCTGGTGGCATAGGAGTCAACCTGACAGGAGCAGATACTGTTGTGTTTTATGACAGTGACTGGAATCCCACAATGGATGCTCAAGCACAGGATCGCTGCCATCGAATTGGACAGACAAGAGATGTTACGATATATAG GTTGATCAGTGAACACACTGTTGAAGAAAATATCTTGAAAAAAGCAAAACAGAAGCGGTTATTAGGTGATTTAGCCATTGAGGGGGGAGGATTTACAACAGACTTCTTCAAGCAA CGTGATATTCGTGACATATTTGGCCTTGAAAATGATGGCAATTCTAAGTCTAACAGTCAGGCCACATCTGAGGCTGCTGACATGACAGAGGAGCAGTTGGAGGAA GCTTTGGCTAAGGCTGAAGATGAACAAGATGTGTTAGCAGCTCATCAAGCTACAGCAGAGCAGGTTGCTGAACTTGCTGAGTTTTCTGAGACTGCTACAGAAGAGCAACAG GGTGAAGGTCAGGCTGCTATAAGTGAGGTAGAGCCTGAAATATCTAAAACAGATCAAGAACTGGCAGAGCTGGAAAACCAA tTGACACCTATCGAGAGGTATGCTGTCTGCTTGGTTGAAGATTCGATGTCAGAGTTTATGGATTGGCAGCTGAAGGCTGCTGAA AATCAAGTGGAACACGACAAGAAAAATTGGGAACTTAGTCACTTGCAAGCATTAAAGCAAGCTGAAGAATTGAAGGctgaagaggaagaggaggtGATGTTGACGTTTCCTCAAGAAGAAATTCAGGAAAAG TGTTTCATAAGATTAGACACAGGAGAAGAGATGCCT ATTTGGGCACCTCCAACTCCTCCAGATGATGCAGCTGAAGATGCAGTCCATTTGTACACTGACTACACACTTGCATTAATTTACGATTTGGAAGTTATGGATAAGAGTCAATTGCCTCCTATTTATGCTCCACG GAGAAATGATGAGGATGGTCATATTCAGAAAAAGAGGAGGCTTGATCCTTCTG CTATTGCTGCTGCATGGAAAGTACATGCAGCTGATACATCGGACCTTTGGGGATTGAG GGAGAGGCCTGTTCCCCCACCAATGCTGTACTGCAGGAAAGGCCTTGATTCAGATGGCAAGGGTCGTCGACCAGGCCTTTTGCCATCCAACAGGAAGATGAAGCTGAAGATACCAAACGTCTTGTCGTCAAGAGGTGATGCAGTG GATGAGGCAGAGTGGACTGTTTCTGAGGACTGGGCTTTGCTGCAG TCTGTTGCAGCTCTTCAAGAACTGAATCTTGGATTGCAAGTAGAGCAAGGTGGACACACACCAAACTGGGGAATGGTAGCAGACGTTGTCAATGCTCAGAGTAGCCTGTACAAGTCACCCAGACAG TGCCGAGACAGATATCTTAATGTCATTGCTCTCCGAGAAGAAGGAAAG ctgCCTGATGACTATCTGAAGAAGCTAAAGAAGATGAAGGTTTTGTCTCACATTAAG GTGAATCGAAATGCAAAAACTCATGTTCAAGTGTCACAAGACAAGGGAGTGAGCGAGACCGACCTGAAATCAACTAGATTTGATGTAATTCGTTCTGCTTCTATGAAAAGAACTGCAATAGTGAAACCAAG GCATGGTGGGAATCACGCGACTGGTTCCCAGCAGACAGTGTTAGAGAAAAG tGGTGTTTCTGTGGACTCGCCAATTCGTTCATCTGATCTTGCAGTTCAGAGAACTGATAGGATAGCCAGGGAGAAGCTTAGTGCTGCTAACAGCACTAGCAACAATCGC GAGGGACAGGCACAGCAGCCTGTTGGTGCTGGACAACACATTTACAAAGGCCAAGAGAGGCCAGCTTTGGTTTCAGTATCTGGAGCTCAGCTG ACAACTTTGTTGAGTCGAAATCCAATGCCTCAATCTGTAACGCAAATGGGAG tTCCACACCAGGTGACAAGTTTACCAACTTGCGCTGTTTCAATTGCTGCAACTAATGTAGCAGTTCAAGGAGCTCAAACATTTATTAAACGTGTGACAGCTATCCCAGGTCAAGTT GTTGGTGTAAAACAATCTCTTCCTGGAGGCACTACCGCTCTTCATCATCCTTCTCAATCTTCTCAAATTATTCATCAGCAACCCGTTGTTGCTAAATCACAGTTGCCGGATGATTTTAAAGCTTGCTTGGCTCTTCAAGAAGAACGACAGAAA GCAACAAGACCGCAGAGTGACTCAGTTGTTGTAAGCACCACTCAGACTCACGCTCAGAAGCTGATTGGACAGGCTGTCTCACAGCCAGGAATAGGGAGCAGTGCAAGTATGGTAACAGGACACGGTCAGCTGGCAACGTTGGTGCCAACTCAG CCACACCGAACAATGCATCAGTCTCAGATTG GTGGAATTCCTCGAATGTCGCACGGTGGTGTCAGGCAGCTTTCTGCTCCTATTGCACTGCAAGTTTTGCAGGGGCATCCAATGCAGAAAAGCCAACTTCAGCAACCATTGCAAGCGATGCAACGAGTCCCGCAACATGCCCTCACATTGACATCTGGTGGCCAGcgatttgtcacaacagttcAGCAGGCAACATCTCAGATTCCCTCCTCACAGGTAGTGTCTCAACAGCAGTCGCAAGAGCAGTTGCAGGCTAAATTGCTTTCAGGTCAATTGAGGCAAACCCCTTCCCCAATTCCTCAGCAACTGACAATCCAAGGGAAACCAATGCCAAGACCCACATCCCTGCCCACTCCAACTCAAGCCATACCAGTCACACAGGAAGGATTCCAACCGAACACTCAATCACACATACGAACCCTCAATCAGCCACATCCTCAACAGCGCTTGCTTTCTCCTCAACAGCAGCAAGTTTTGGTGAGGGTACGACATGTTCCGTCTCTTTCCCAACGCTTGCAGCAACCCCTTCCGCAACAGGCAATGCAAGTACCTCGGACCTCTGCCACTCCTCCTGCTCCTAACATACAGCAAGGAGAGGGAGATCGGATGCTTCCACCTCAAACTGGACAAGTGACGCCAGAAGGCAGaccagcatcagcatcaagTCAGCCTCAAGTACAATCTCCGGGGCAACCAAAGCAACTACCCGTGAGTCAACAAGGGCAAGCTCAAGCACAGACAAGACAGCCATACAGCATGCGTCCAAGGCACCCGTCCCGATCATCGTAG
- the LOC134176234 gene encoding uncharacterized protein LOC134176234, which yields MAVACYDVIRETLDNLQIHSALHPFRMLLKTLKFTVSSALLVGVGFSLNIGHFHARAVDYETSSCRQLLYLIGFEDMGLPSRELYLVDLQSNVPTLQTFCLVADEKLSVLPCPNIEELRELGHNNRLLIAHLAYNFRSRIELLIARTPDAMKNLIEEDILNAIECVDYLADQVGVMQETSQHYHMWKQVKEDMYKVLITREANWSDSCVAHTLMEIGKSILMELDVKFELTLSQIFLHSYAIGLVVSHILGGNTLEPDIAMLYIRASSNIPFGYFSQRYTRSVDNVNTLLIQLVEKGLDVSELNTVCDITAWQSQFFIFHVVFVEDDSAVGAGPSQQHLYECIHREVQVDAQAHNEKPFHSVVAPIALQQSQQAEIEVPEITTDSVSDVNKAGEKADQEENENQYQRLPVSLLPDQLHQSHAVESLDVVAMNGLYKNTVEVQSDLALDASRNVDESGLVQNGVARSLSIAALRQQLQHSESAADFKQQMSRVNEFIDDVDKTCTQLTRDLKELHDALSIISSSVVTEVLEETVIEKRQQLAEDRSALHSLFQLRQEMAGHQRMLVVASLSSVSVAFGQQKLGEILESARTDQMVLGKLTACAIDMIPVQMVESLCCELASFDYLHPVNKFCQQTLVMKLSKRLTDN from the exons ATGGCCGTGGCATGTTATGATGTCATACGAGAAACTCTG GATAATTTACAGATACATAGCGCTCTTCATCCGTTTCGCATGCTGTTGAAGACCCTGAAATTTACTGTCTCAAGTGCATTACTTGTTGGAGTCGGATTTAGTCTAAACATAG GTCATTTCCATGCACGAGCTGTAGATTATGAGACAAGCTCATGTCGGCAACTACTCTATCTAATAGGCTTTGAG GACATGGGTCTGCCAAGCCGTGAGCTGTACCTTGTAGACCTCCAATCGAATGTTCCAACATTACAGACATTTTGTTTAGTAGCAGATGAGAAGCTATCAGTGCTGCCGTGCCCAAATATAGAAGAGCTAAGGGAACTTG GACATAACAATCGGCTTTTGATTGCTCACCTTGCATACAATTTTCGATCACGTATCGAGTTATTGATTGCACGTACTCCTGATGCTATGAAGAATTTAATCGAGGAAGATATTCTAAACGCTATTGAATGTGTTGACTACCTAGCTGATCAAGTGGGTGTCATGCAAGAAACATCACAACACTATCATATGTGGAAACAGGTGAAAGAAGACATGTATAAGGTCTTAATTACTAGGGAAGCTAACTGGTCAGATTCATGTGTTGCGCACACATTAATGGAGATTGGCAAGTCTATTCTTATGGAATTGGATGTGAAGTTTGAACTGACTCTTTCCCAGATATTTCTACATTCATATGCTATTGGGTTGGTTGTATCTCACATTCTTGGGGGAAACACATTGGAACCTGATATTGCCATGCTTTACATTAGAGCTTCTAGTAACATTCCTTTCGGATACTTTTCTCAACGTTATACAAGATCTGTAGACAATGTAAATACACTGTTGATACAGCTAGTGGAGAAAGGTTTGGATGTGTCTGAACTGAATACTGTATGTGACATTACAGCATGGCAATCTCAATTCTTTATCTTTCATGTGGTGTTCGTTGAAGATGATTCAGCTGTTGGAGCAGGCCCATCACAACAACATTTATATGAATGCATACACAGAGAGGTACAAGTTGATGCACAAGCTCATAATGAAAAACCCTTCCACTCTGTGGTAGCACCTATAGCATTGCAGCAATCTCAGCAAGCTGAAATAGAAGTGCCTGAAATTACTACTGACTCTGTGTCTGATGTCAACAAGGCAGGAGAGAAGGCAGATCAGGAAGAAAATGAGAACCAATACCAAAGACTACCTGTTTCACTGTTGCCAGATCAACTACATCAATCACATGCTGTGGAAAGCCTTGATGTTGTTGCAATGAATGGACTTTACAAAAATACAGTAGAGGTACAGTCAGATTTAGCCCTCGATGCTTCGAGAAACGTAGATGAATCAGGGCTTGTTCAAAATGGTGTTGCTCGATCTTTATCTATAGCAGCCTTAAGACAACAGTTACAACATTCAGAGTCAGCTGCTGATTTTAAGCAGCAAATGTCTAGAGTTAACGAGTTTATTGATGATGTGGAcaagacatgcacacaactTACTCGGGATTTGAAGGAACTGCATGATGCATTGTCTATAATATCCAGTTCTGTTGTCACAGAAGTCCTGGAAGAAACTGTAATCGAAAAGAGACAACAATTGGCAGAAGACAGGAGTGCATTACATTCTCTCTTTCAGCTAAGACAGGAAATGGCTGGCCATCAAAGAATGCTGGTGGTAGCTTCTTTGTCGTCAGTATCTGTAGCCTTTGGCCAACAGAAGTTGGGGGAGATCCTGGAATCAGCTCGCACCGATCAAATGGTTCTCGGTAAATTGACAGCTTGTGCAATAGACATGATACCTGTACAGATGGTGGAGAGTCTGTGTTGTGAATTGGCATCGTTTGACTATTTGCACCCAGTAAACAAATTCTGTCAACAAACTTTAGTTATGAAATTATCAAAGAGACTTACTGATAATTAA